From a single Anaerolineae bacterium genomic region:
- a CDS encoding SDR family oxidoreductase — protein MAEFTGKVALVTGAASGIGRSTAELYAREGAKVVVSDVDERGGQETVRLIKTAGGEAMFVRADVSDPAQCEALVNKTLEAYGRLDYACNNAGIAGESNPTAAQSIEGWQRVIAINLSGVFYCMKYEIPAMLRGGGGAIVNMASILGQVAFAGAPAYVAAKHGVVGLTRTAAVEYAPQGIRINAIGPAFISTPMISALEQDKALNDMLVSLHPIGRLGRPEEVAELVIWLSSDKASFVTGSYYAVDGGYLAR, from the coding sequence ATGGCAGAGTTTACCGGTAAAGTCGCTCTGGTCACTGGTGCAGCTTCCGGCATTGGTCGTTCCACGGCGGAATTGTACGCCCGTGAAGGGGCAAAGGTCGTGGTTTCGGATGTTGACGAGCGGGGCGGACAGGAGACTGTCCGACTGATCAAGACCGCTGGTGGCGAGGCGATGTTCGTCAGGGCTGATGTGAGCGATCCAGCACAGTGTGAGGCACTGGTCAACAAAACACTGGAGGCATACGGACGGCTGGACTACGCTTGCAATAACGCCGGCATCGCCGGTGAATCCAATCCTACAGCAGCCCAGAGCATCGAAGGCTGGCAGCGGGTGATCGCCATCAACCTGTCGGGCGTGTTCTACTGCATGAAGTACGAGATTCCGGCCATGCTGCGCGGTGGCGGTGGCGCGATCGTGAACATGGCGTCGATTCTGGGGCAGGTGGCTTTTGCTGGTGCGCCGGCATATGTGGCGGCCAAGCATGGCGTTGTCGGCCTGACGCGCACGGCGGCGGTCGAGTATGCGCCGCAGGGCATCCGCATCAATGCCATTGGTCCAGCTTTCATCAGCACACCGATGATCAGCGCGCTGGAGCAGGACAAAGCGCTGAACGACATGCTGGTCTCGCTGCACCCGATCGGTCGTCTGGGCAGGCCGGAGGAGGTCGCTGAGCTGGTGATCTGGCTTAGCTCGGACAAAGCCTCATTTGTCACCGGTTCGTACTACGCGGTGGATGGCGGCTACCTGGCCCGTTAG
- a CDS encoding DMT family transporter: MLQRQGSAHVRAVLLALFVTFLWSTSFVLIKIGLREDIPPLTFAGLRYALAFLVLLPLTLLSPARRAVLRRLSAVDWLRLTALGVIYYAITQGTQFIALDRLPSATVSLFLNFSAVTIALLGMVFLKEHLTGWQWVGVAVSLVGAVIYLHPIGFPAAQAVGVIAVVSGMLANSVSSVLGRAVNRGGALPPLVVTAVSMGIGVLLMLALGLAVEGWPVLTAQSWLLIAALALVNTALAFTLWNLALQVLSAAESSVINNTMLIQIAVLAWLFLGEALDGKAIAGLVLAALGTLLVQLWRAPGRQALPAIPARGAEGGDPGAG, from the coding sequence ATGCTTCAGCGGCAGGGTTCAGCACATGTCCGGGCAGTGTTGCTGGCGCTGTTTGTGACATTCCTGTGGTCTACGTCTTTTGTCCTGATCAAAATCGGGTTGCGGGAGGACATCCCCCCGTTGACCTTCGCCGGGCTGCGCTACGCGCTGGCCTTCCTGGTGCTGCTGCCGCTGACGTTGCTCAGCCCGGCACGGCGGGCGGTGCTGCGCCGCCTGTCCGCCGTCGACTGGCTGCGGCTGACCGCGCTGGGCGTGATCTACTATGCGATCACCCAGGGTACGCAGTTCATCGCGCTGGATCGCCTGCCTTCGGCGACGGTCAGCCTGTTTCTTAACTTCTCTGCCGTGACCATCGCCCTGCTGGGCATGGTCTTCCTGAAGGAACACCTGACCGGTTGGCAGTGGGTGGGCGTGGCGGTGTCTCTGGTCGGCGCGGTGATCTATCTGCATCCGATCGGCTTCCCGGCGGCGCAGGCGGTTGGCGTGATCGCTGTGGTCAGTGGCATGCTGGCTAATTCCGTGTCTTCCGTACTGGGGCGGGCGGTCAACCGGGGCGGGGCGTTGCCGCCGCTGGTGGTGACTGCTGTCAGCATGGGCATCGGCGTGCTGCTGATGCTGGCGCTTGGCCTGGCGGTCGAAGGCTGGCCCGTCCTCACGGCGCAGAGCTGGCTGCTGATCGCGGCGCTAGCGCTGGTCAACACGGCGCTGGCCTTCACCCTGTGGAACCTGGCGCTGCAGGTGCTCTCCGCCGCCGAGTCGAGCGTGATCAATAACACCATGCTGATCCAGATCGCTGTGCTGGCCTGGCTATTCCTGGGGGAGGCGCTGGACGGCAAGGCGATTGCCGGGCTGGTGCTGGCGGCGCTGGGGACGCTGCTGGTGCAGCTGTGGCGCGCGCCGGGCAGGCAGGCCCTCCCGGCTATCCCGGCCCGAGGAGCCGAAGGGGGCGATCCCGGTGCAGGGTAA
- a CDS encoding ABC transporter ATP-binding protein has protein sequence MADAVTLDSVCKSFGALQAVQDFSLRIPAGITYGLLGPNGAGKTTLIRLIVGLLRADSGSVTVLGRRMPDKDMLAHIGYMTQTPAIYSDLTVRENVAFFGTMAGGVSPARVNEVIALVGLSDRADSLARTLSGGMKQRTSLACALVHQPRLLLLDEPTVGVDPQLRVQFWDYFRQLNAQGVTIILSSHVMDEAERCDRLGFIRQGQLIAQGSGPELLAQAGARTLEEAFLAFAGTVQERPLQERMPA, from the coding sequence ATGGCCGACGCCGTCACGCTTGACAGCGTATGCAAATCTTTCGGCGCGCTGCAGGCTGTACAGGACTTCTCCCTGCGCATCCCTGCCGGGATCACCTATGGCCTGCTCGGCCCCAACGGCGCGGGCAAAACCACCCTGATCCGCCTGATTGTCGGCCTGCTACGCGCTGACAGCGGCAGCGTGACCGTGCTGGGGCGCCGGATGCCGGACAAGGACATGTTGGCCCATATTGGCTACATGACCCAGACGCCAGCCATCTACAGCGATCTGACCGTCCGCGAGAATGTGGCCTTCTTTGGAACGATGGCTGGCGGCGTCAGCCCGGCGCGCGTGAACGAGGTGATCGCCCTGGTGGGCCTGAGCGACCGCGCCGATAGCCTGGCGCGGACGCTCTCCGGCGGTATGAAGCAGCGCACCTCGCTGGCCTGCGCCCTGGTTCACCAGCCGCGCCTGCTCCTGCTGGATGAGCCGACCGTCGGCGTCGACCCGCAGTTGCGCGTCCAGTTCTGGGACTACTTTCGCCAGCTAAACGCCCAGGGCGTGACGATCATCCTCTCCAGCCATGTAATGGACGAAGCTGAACGCTGTGACCGGCTGGGCTTCATCCGCCAGGGGCAACTGATCGCGCAAGGGAGCGGTCCCGAATTGCTCGCCCAGGCAGGCGCCCGGACGCTGGAAGAAGCCTTTCTGGCCTTCGCCGGAACCGTTCAGGAGCGCCCGTTACAGGAGAGGATGCCGGCATGA